In Podospora pseudoanserina strain CBS 124.78 chromosome 5, whole genome shotgun sequence, a single window of DNA contains:
- a CDS encoding hypothetical protein (EggNog:ENOG503P6TQ), translating to MSTDWTNDPKAAEKTLQDSLEAELKTHPDRFLRTAKADGKVTFNGDKSPFYAIQAYVWCGMLYPDNDADFQKKLPQSRFKPLEVVLPKIYEDTKDALVAVSSSCHKFSSGPMEGVLKKYAVNAKTSLGADDGLGAQLKTLTSDKYKNKESIDEDFEAAKELAKERLEELKSDAKEKEEQSDKLRKDLQDVRFILMFGMGEKELITDLSDFLNETEANKKQVTAVNDKYLSPVTDSEGKHYKNAMVYLNHELEGLQKKLKDAKDEADKQSKELKEEGDPKGWKFWVNVLSGPTGTWNLYQKLKDFKDALDKWSTQNKETEDVLKCQTTVTALEAQIDDLITRMTKAVEGIWLIQDTFRHLGESLDPVIKAIDKIEKGTSSPLQAIRKSNISHGIQDAVTKYEEIIKEAEDFAKASQIKVIDA from the exons ATGTCAACCGACTGGACCAACGACCCCAAGGCAGCAGAGAAGACCTTGCAAGACTCTCTCGAGGCTGAACTCAAAACGCACCCGGATCGGTTCCTCAGAACGGCGAAGGCAGACGGCAAGGTCACTTTCAATGGCGACAAGAGCCCATTCTACG CCATCCAAGCATATGTCTGGTGCGGAATGCTGTACCCCGACAATGATGCCGACTTCCAGAAGAAGCTTCCTCAATCCCGGTTCAAGCCTTTGGAAGTGGTCCTTCCCAAGATCTACGAG GATACCAAAGATGCTCTCGTCGCTGTTTCTTCCTCGTGCCACAAGTTCAGCAGTGGGCCCATGGAGGGCGTCT TGAAGAAATACGCCGTCAACGCCAAGACCTCCCTCGGAGCCGACGATGGCCTCGGCGCGCAGCTCAAGACGCTGACGTCGGACAAGTACAAGAACAAGGAGAGCATTGACGAGGACTTCGAAGCAGCGAAGGAGCTCGCGAAAGAAAGactggaggagctcaagtCGGacgccaaggagaaggaagagcagAGTGACAAGTTGAGGAAAGACCTTCAAGACGTGAGATTCATCTTGatgtttgggatgggagagAAAGAACTTATCACTGACCTGTCGGAT TTCCTCAACGAAACcgaggccaacaagaaaCAGGTCACCGCTGTGAATGACAAGTATCTAAGCCCGGTGACGGATTCCGAGGGGAAGCATTACAAGAATGCGATGGTGTACTTGAACCATGAACTGGAAGGCTTgcagaagaagctcaaggacgCCAAGGATGAGGCGGATAAGCAGAGCAAGGAGTTG aaagaggaaggagaccCCAAGGGTTGGAAGTTCTGGGTCAATGTGCTCAGCGGCCCTACGGGTACTTGGAACCTGTACCAGAAGCTCAAAGACTTCAAGGATGCGTTGGACAAGTGGTCCACCCAGAACAAGGAGACGGAGGATGTTCTTAAATGCCAGACTACTGTCACGGCCTTGGAGGCTCAGATTGATGATTTGATCACCAGGATGAcaaaggcggtggaggggatcTGGTTGATTCAGGACACCTTCCGGCACTTGGGAGAGTCTCTTGACCCTGTTATCAAGGCCATTGACAAGATTGAGAAGGGCACGAGTTCACCGTTGCAGGCTATCCGGAAGTCCAACATCAGCCATGGCATTCAGGATGCCGTCACAAAGTATGAGGAG ATTATCAAGGAAGCCGAAGACTTTGCTAAGGCATCTCAGATCAAGGTCATTGATGCTTAG